A DNA window from Pseudomonadota bacterium contains the following coding sequences:
- a CDS encoding glutathione S-transferase family protein → MSMTFYCGSGSPPAWRVWLGLEHKQLPYDLKMLSFSAGDLKAEEFTRLNPRQKVPVLVENGFVLYESVAILEYLDERHPVAGLGRLFPDDARERALVRRFIQETDWYLGMAMGRMLREIFHKAEEERDRSVIADGRGKLAAELAHFEREIRGDYLTGVLSAADLTLYPMIALALRADLKDPALAIRTLVGPKLTAWMGRIEALPYFARTLPPHWQNN, encoded by the coding sequence ATGTCCATGACGTTTTATTGCGGTTCCGGCTCGCCTCCCGCTTGGCGGGTTTGGCTTGGCCTCGAACACAAACAACTCCCCTATGATTTGAAGATGCTCTCGTTTTCGGCCGGGGATCTCAAGGCCGAGGAATTTACCCGACTCAATCCCAGGCAAAAGGTGCCGGTCCTGGTCGAGAACGGGTTCGTCCTTTATGAGTCCGTGGCCATTCTCGAATACCTCGACGAACGCCATCCCGTTGCCGGCCTGGGGCGGTTATTCCCGGACGACGCGCGCGAACGGGCCCTCGTCCGCCGGTTCATCCAAGAGACCGATTGGTATCTCGGCATGGCCATGGGGCGGATGCTGCGGGAGATTTTTCACAAAGCCGAGGAGGAGCGCGATCGCTCCGTGATCGCGGACGGCCGCGGCAAGCTCGCGGCCGAGCTGGCGCATTTCGAGCGCGAGATCCGCGGCGATTATCTTACCGGGGTGCTGAGTGCGGCCGATCTCACGCTTTATCCCATGATAGCTCTGGCGCTGCGGGCCGATCTCAAGGATCCAGCCCTCGCGATCCGTACCCTCGTCGGGCCCAAGCTCACGGCCTGGATGGGGCGCATCGAAGCCCTCCCTTATTTCGCCCGGACCCTACCGCCGCACTGGCAAAACAACTAA